A genomic stretch from Hemitrygon akajei chromosome 10, sHemAka1.3, whole genome shotgun sequence includes:
- the LOC140734315 gene encoding serine protease 23-like: MGQLRILLVMLCFANHSRVSNTYSNTTWNRQRIPILLPQETVKLGKPRFSAKAKPDLITHCNAECLWREAHPSLEDLKENLSFETIYTNGTRTLTKVAISGFGSNSLLSETHPPRQSRSRRKRQIFGADGRFDIRGKKFLLNFPFSTTVKISTGCTGILVSERHVLTAAHCIHDGKDYVKGAKKLKVGFLIENLKAQLPKSSKLPPKLLTRWSRVKRTQVPRGWIRSQNELSMDYDYALLELKRPHNKPYMEFTVMPSSAQVAGKRIHFSGFDSDRPGQLVYRFCSIINETPHLIYQHCDAQPGSSGSGVYAKLWLPEKHEWERKIVGIFSGHQWVDLNGVQQDYNVAVRITPLKYAQICYWIKGNYSECYSN, translated from the coding sequence ATGGGGCAATTAAGGATTCTACTGGTTATGCTGTGTTTCGCCAACCACTCCCGGGTATCTAACACATACTCTAATACAACCTGGAACAGACAGAGGATCCCAATACTCCTTCCTCAAGAAACAGTGAAACTAGGCAAGCCGCGATTTTCTGCCAAAGCCAAACCGGACCTGATAACCcactgcaatgcagagtgcctgTGGAGAGAAGCTCACCCATCCTTAGAGGACTTGAAGGAAAATCTCTCTTTTGAAACAATTTACACCAATGGCACTCGAACCCTTACCAAGGTAGCCATCTCTGGCTTTGGCTCCAACTCCCTGCTCTCAGAAACGCACCCCCCGCGGCAGTCACGGTCCCGGCGCAAGCGGCAGATCTTCGGGGCGGATGGCAGGTTCGATATTCGTGGGAAGAAGTTCCTGCTCAACTTCCCATTTTCTACAACAGTGAAGATCTCCACAGGGTGCACGGGTATCCTGGTGTCAGAGAGACACGTGTTAACCGCAGCACATTGCATCCACGACGGGAAGGATTATGTCAAAGGAGCAAAAAAGTTAAAGGTTGGGTTTTTAATAGAGAATCTGAAAGCCCAGTTGCCAAAAAGCTCTAAGCTTCCACCAAAACTCTTGACGAGGTGGTCACGGGTCAAGCGCACACAGGTTCCAAGGGGCTGGATACGATCTCAGAATGAACTCAGTATGGACTATGACTATGCGTTGTTGGAACTGAAGAGGCCACATAATAAGCCATACATGGAGTTTACAGTTATGCCATCTTCAGCCCAAGTGGCTGGCAAGAGAATTCACTTTTCTGGATTTGATAGTGACAGACCTGGGCAACTGGTGTATCGATTTTGCTCCATAATCAATGAGACACCTCATCTTATTTACCAGCACTGTGATGCCCAACCGGGTTCTAGTGGTTCTGGTGTGTACGCCAAGTTGTGGTTGCCAGAGAAACACGAATGGGAAAGGAAAATCGTTGGAATATTTTCGGGCCACCAGTGGGTGGACCTCAACGGGGTGCAGCAAGATTACAACGTGGCAGTCCGAATCACACCGCTGAAGTATGCACAAATCTGTTATTGGATCAAAGGGAATTACAGCGAATGCTACTccaattga